The Alkalibaculum bacchi genomic interval TGGCTAAAGAAGGCAATTATGCTATTCTTAGACTACCATCTGGCGAAATGAGAATGGTTCGTAAAGAGTGTAGAGCGACTGTTGGACAAGTAGGTAATACAGATCATAGTAATCTTACAATCGGTAAAGCTGGACGTGTAAGACATATGGGTATCAGACCAACTGTAAGAGGTTCTGTAATGAATCCTAACGATCACCCTCACGGTGGTGGTGAAGGTAGAACTCCAATCGGCCGACCAGGTCCATCAACTCCATGGGGTAAACCTGCACTTGGATACAAGACAAGAAAGAAAAACAAACCATCCGATAAGTATGTCGTTAGAAGTAGAAAAAAATAGCACTGAGAGGAGGTAACTAGCCCATGAGTAGATCGGTAAAGAAGGGCCCTTTTGTACAAGAAAGACTCTTAAAAAGAATTGAAGAAATGAACGAAAAGAATGAAAAGAAAGTCATTAAGACTTGGTCAAGAAGTTCAACGATTTTTCCACAAATGATAGGGCATACTATTGCAGTTTATGATGGAAGAAAACACGTTCCTGTGTATATATCTGAAGACATGGTAGGCCATAAATTAGGTGAATTTGCTCCTACTAGAACATTTAGAGGTCATGCAGGAGAAAAAACTTCAGGTGTTAGAAAATAAGGTTTGGAAGGAGGTATACTAATTGGAAGCTAGAGCTACAGTTAAATATATAGGGATTCCCCCTAGAAAAGCTAAATTAGTTATCGATTTAATTAGAGGAAAAAAGCTAGGTGAAGCGTTAAATATATTAGCATTGACACCAAATAAATCAGCAAAAGTTGTGGAAAAATTAGTAAAATCTGCTGCTGCAAACGCTGAAAATAATTATGATATGGATCCTGCAAACTTGTATATCGCTGAGATTTGTGCAAATCAAGGTCCTACCTTAAAGAGATTTAGAGCGGGCTCTATGGGTAGAGCGAGCGTAATCAAAAAGAGAAGCAGTCATATATCTGTTGTATTGAAAGAAAAAGAGTGAGGAGGGGATAATTAGTGGGTCAAAAAGTAAATCCGCATGGATTAAGAGTTGGAGTTATTAAAGACTGGAGTACTAGATGGTATGCAAAAGATAAAGACTTTGCAGACTTATTGATAGAAGATAATAAAATTAGAAATTTTATTAAGAAAACACAGTTTCAAGCAGGTGTATCTAAAATTGAAATTGAAAGATACGCAAATAGAGTTAAAATTCACATCTACACAGCTAAACCAGGTATGATTATCGGTAAGGGCGGAGCTGGTATTGAAGCTCTTAGACAAGAGATTGCTAAGAAGACAGGAAAAAATATTTTCATTAATATCGTAGAAGTAAAACAAGTAGATGTTGACGCTCAATTAGTTGCTGAAAACATTGCATCTCAAATCGAAAGAAGAGTTTCTTTTAGAAGGGCTATGAAACAAGCAATTAGCAGAGCTATGAGATTTGGTGCTTTAGGTATTAAAACAAGCATATCAGGCCGTTTAAATGGTGCTGAAATGGCGAGAAGAGAGCATTATAGCGAAGGCAATGTGCCACTTCATACACTTAGAGCGGATATCGAATATGGTTTTGCTGAAGCAAACACAACTTATGGAAAAATAGGAATTAAAGTATGGATAAATAAAGGAGAAGTTCTTCCTGAAAAGAAGGTTAGCAAGAAGAACTAAGGAAGGAGGATACCGTTATGTTAATGCCTAAAAGAGTAAAGAGAAGAAGAGTGTTCAGAGGCCGAATGAAAGGCAAAGCAACTCGAGGCAATACGATAACTTACGGAGAATATGCAATTCAGGCTACTGAGCCAGGCTGGATTACTTCAAGACAAATTGAAGCAGCCCGTGTTGCGATGACAAGATATATAAAAAGAGGTGGTCAGGTTTGGATTAAGATTTTCCCAGACAAACCAGTCACTCAAAAACCTGCTGAAACTCGAATGGGTTCTGGTAAAGGTTCACCAGAATACTGGGTAG includes:
- the rplP gene encoding 50S ribosomal protein L16 → MLMPKRVKRRRVFRGRMKGKATRGNTITYGEYAIQATEPGWITSRQIEAARVAMTRYIKRGGQVWIKIFPDKPVTQKPAETRMGSGKGSPEYWVAVVKPGRVMFEIAGVSEELAREAMRLAQHKLPIKTKFISRKDIEEEVGGQSDEG
- the rplV gene encoding 50S ribosomal protein L22, which encodes MEARATVKYIGIPPRKAKLVIDLIRGKKLGEALNILALTPNKSAKVVEKLVKSAAANAENNYDMDPANLYIAEICANQGPTLKRFRAGSMGRASVIKKRSSHISVVLKEKE
- the rpsS gene encoding 30S ribosomal protein S19, encoding MSRSVKKGPFVQERLLKRIEEMNEKNEKKVIKTWSRSSTIFPQMIGHTIAVYDGRKHVPVYISEDMVGHKLGEFAPTRTFRGHAGEKTSGVRK
- the rpsC gene encoding 30S ribosomal protein S3 translates to MGQKVNPHGLRVGVIKDWSTRWYAKDKDFADLLIEDNKIRNFIKKTQFQAGVSKIEIERYANRVKIHIYTAKPGMIIGKGGAGIEALRQEIAKKTGKNIFINIVEVKQVDVDAQLVAENIASQIERRVSFRRAMKQAISRAMRFGALGIKTSISGRLNGAEMARREHYSEGNVPLHTLRADIEYGFAEANTTYGKIGIKVWINKGEVLPEKKVSKKN